The proteins below are encoded in one region of Neodiprion virginianus isolate iyNeoVirg1 chromosome 7, iyNeoVirg1.1, whole genome shotgun sequence:
- the LOC124309557 gene encoding uncharacterized protein LOC124309557 — protein sequence MEAKAPCEREGASLTVADNQEMYEYLMANNSYTIHVSIYYKFDEWISIRDESTVSNIPWFSGQPDNTHGCVWIGFVDRSLGTTDCRVTTTHYACELPIPEKDPATNGVKPT from the exons ATGGAGGCGAAAGCACCGTGCGAGAGGGAGGGTGCTAGTTTGACAGTGGCCGATAACCAAGAAATGTACGAGTACCTGATGGCGAACAATTCTTACACAATACACGTGAGCATTTATTACAAATTCGACGAATGGATCAGTATTCGTGACG AATCGACCGTAAGCAACATACCATGGTTCTCTGGTCAACCTGACAACACTCATGGATGTGTTTGGATAGGATTTGTCGACAGGTCACTAGGAACTACCGATTGCCGGGTAACGACTACGCATTACGCCTGCGAGCTCCCAATTCCTGAAAAGGACCCTGCGACGAACGGTGTCAAGCCAACGTGA